One part of the Mariniflexile litorale genome encodes these proteins:
- a CDS encoding TetR/AcrR family transcriptional regulator, which translates to MSSKQEVLKCSVTNFTKFGSKRFTMDELASELGISKKTIYKYFNSKEDLVVESVIFLINNFKDDINTIIASQNEPIISVILIYKKGFEYLKHFKPSFIFGLKKYYPKANTIFDDFRDSFVNTTVYNLLYEAKKSGIIKPEVNLNLFCNLYFKRFEEIAFKNNNLFETYSNQELLNHLIVYNLKGITVANYKNNYFE; encoded by the coding sequence ATGTCAAGTAAACAGGAAGTTTTAAAATGCTCTGTCACCAACTTTACTAAGTTTGGAAGTAAGCGTTTTACTATGGATGAGTTGGCTAGTGAGCTAGGAATTTCTAAAAAAACTATTTACAAATATTTTAATAGCAAAGAAGATTTAGTAGTTGAGAGTGTCATCTTTTTAATTAATAATTTTAAAGATGACATTAATACTATCATAGCATCTCAAAATGAACCTATTATAAGTGTCATTTTAATTTATAAAAAAGGATTTGAATATTTAAAACATTTTAAACCCTCATTCATCTTCGGCTTAAAAAAATACTATCCAAAAGCCAATACTATTTTTGATGACTTTAGAGATAGTTTTGTAAACACAACGGTATATAATCTTCTATATGAAGCTAAAAAATCAGGCATTATTAAACCTGAAGTTAACTTAAATTTATTTTGCAATTTATACTTTAAGCGATTCGAAGAAATAGCTTTTAAAAACAATAATCTTTTTGAAACATATAGTAATCAAGAACTTTTAAATCATTTAATTGTATACAACCTAAAAGGCATTACAGTCGCTAATTATAAAAACAATTATTTTGAATAG